A single window of Salvia hispanica cultivar TCC Black 2014 unplaced genomic scaffold, UniMelb_Shisp_WGS_1.0 HiC_scaffold_890, whole genome shotgun sequence DNA harbors:
- the LOC125200288 gene encoding uncharacterized protein LOC125200288 isoform X2, producing MKPDRSRRAWSPREEEVLILALKDLVTNRWKADNGFRAGFLTRVEEYIRREIPNTTVKAQPHISSKINTWKKFYNSLNSMLDRSGVGFNSDGDWKIECNDEQWAQIVKADSKARYMRYKSWPFYNDWKHIYGKDRAAGIRCEGMTQAFAKMGAAPSPTGRVPSPTGGDPSPMPEPHPDVYNVNLEDLYTQEEIQESLNPDTGCESSYKSHTTSNKPNRKRKAGAALESILEAMSKMNEETNQRLDTLTTRIGYEFDLSAKRTEVSKLLRTVPGLDRKQKFLASDILVKEPERLDLFMGYDDDEMADYLMHILEEKNGK from the exons ATGAAGCCCGATAGGTCTAGGCGTGCTTGGTCACCTCGTGAGGAGGAAGTCCTCATACTTGCCTTGAAGGACCTAGTCACTAACCGTTGGAAGGCCGATAATGGGTTCCGAGCAGGATTCCTCACTCGTGTTGAAGAATATATCCGTCGAGAAATCCCTAACACAACTGTGAAAGCCCAACCTCATATTTCCTCTAAGATCAACACTTGGAAGAAATTCTACAATTCATTGAATTCGATGCTTGACCGTAGCGGTGTTGGATTCAACTCAGATGGTGACTGGAAGATAGAATGCAACGACGAGCAGTGGGCCCAAATCGTGAAG GCTGATTCTAAAGCACGCTATATGAGGTATAAGTCTTGGCCATTTTACAATGACTGGAAGCACATATATGGGAAGGATCGTGCAGCTGGTATAAGATGCGAGGGCATGACTCAAGCTTTTGCCAAAATGGGTGCTGCCCCTTCTCCGACTGGTCGTGTCCCTTCACCAACTGGTGGTGACCCTTCTCCCATGCCGGAGCCTCATCCTGATGTGTACAATGTCAATCTAGAGGATTTGTACACCCAAGAGGAGATCCAAGAAAGCCTCAATCCGGATACCGGATGTGAAAGCTCTTACAAAAGCCACACTACATCCAACAAACCTAATCGCAAAAGGAAGGCAGGGGCTGCATTGGAATCCATCTTGGAGGCGATGTCAAAGATGAACGAAGAAACGAACCAGCGCCTGGACACTTTAACAACCCGTATCGGGTACGAGTTCGACCTAAGTGCTAAACGAACTGAAGTTTCAAAACTGCTGCGCACCGTCCCAGGTTTGGATAGGAAGCAAAAATTCCTTGCTAGCGACATACTTGTGAAGGAGCCCGAGAGGCTGGACCTTTTTATGGGCTACGACGATGATGAGATGGCCGACTACCTCATGCATATCCTTGAGGAAAAAAATGGTAAGTGA
- the LOC125200288 gene encoding uncharacterized protein LOC125200288 isoform X1, with translation MMSDSHIPPASKSHNPNGGAIRGKTGGMKPDRSRRAWSPREEEVLILALKDLVTNRWKADNGFRAGFLTRVEEYIRREIPNTTVKAQPHISSKINTWKKFYNSLNSMLDRSGVGFNSDGDWKIECNDEQWAQIVKADSKARYMRYKSWPFYNDWKHIYGKDRAAGIRCEGMTQAFAKMGAAPSPTGRVPSPTGGDPSPMPEPHPDVYNVNLEDLYTQEEIQESLNPDTGCESSYKSHTTSNKPNRKRKAGAALESILEAMSKMNEETNQRLDTLTTRIGYEFDLSAKRTEVSKLLRTVPGLDRKQKFLASDILVKEPERLDLFMGYDDDEMADYLMHILEEKNGK, from the exons ATGATGTCTGACTCTCACATACCACCGGCATCGAAAAGCCACAACCCGAATG GTGGTGCTATTCGTGGTAAGACTGGTGGAATGAAGCCCGATAGGTCTAGGCGTGCTTGGTCACCTCGTGAGGAGGAAGTCCTCATACTTGCCTTGAAGGACCTAGTCACTAACCGTTGGAAGGCCGATAATGGGTTCCGAGCAGGATTCCTCACTCGTGTTGAAGAATATATCCGTCGAGAAATCCCTAACACAACTGTGAAAGCCCAACCTCATATTTCCTCTAAGATCAACACTTGGAAGAAATTCTACAATTCATTGAATTCGATGCTTGACCGTAGCGGTGTTGGATTCAACTCAGATGGTGACTGGAAGATAGAATGCAACGACGAGCAGTGGGCCCAAATCGTGAAG GCTGATTCTAAAGCACGCTATATGAGGTATAAGTCTTGGCCATTTTACAATGACTGGAAGCACATATATGGGAAGGATCGTGCAGCTGGTATAAGATGCGAGGGCATGACTCAAGCTTTTGCCAAAATGGGTGCTGCCCCTTCTCCGACTGGTCGTGTCCCTTCACCAACTGGTGGTGACCCTTCTCCCATGCCGGAGCCTCATCCTGATGTGTACAATGTCAATCTAGAGGATTTGTACACCCAAGAGGAGATCCAAGAAAGCCTCAATCCGGATACCGGATGTGAAAGCTCTTACAAAAGCCACACTACATCCAACAAACCTAATCGCAAAAGGAAGGCAGGGGCTGCATTGGAATCCATCTTGGAGGCGATGTCAAAGATGAACGAAGAAACGAACCAGCGCCTGGACACTTTAACAACCCGTATCGGGTACGAGTTCGACCTAAGTGCTAAACGAACTGAAGTTTCAAAACTGCTGCGCACCGTCCCAGGTTTGGATAGGAAGCAAAAATTCCTTGCTAGCGACATACTTGTGAAGGAGCCCGAGAGGCTGGACCTTTTTATGGGCTACGACGATGATGAGATGGCCGACTACCTCATGCATATCCTTGAGGAAAAAAATGGTAAGTGA